One Coregonus clupeaformis isolate EN_2021a chromosome 36, ASM2061545v1, whole genome shotgun sequence genomic window, GCACGTCCGGGGTTTGTggtttatggccaatatacctCTGCGTTGCATCGTGctaaagaacagcccttagctgtggtatattgaccatataccacacccctttgggccttattgcttaatacATGGGCAAGCCACTTAGAAATGCATGCCCAATACATTGcttcattctaagtggtatgcAAGTTTGGGTATTGAAACAGAGAGCCCCAGTGCTGACCTGGGCCGGCAGTGGTGGGCAGTGTAGGCCCTCAGGGCCACCAGGACATCATTGGGGTGGATGAGGTCAGAGGTCGGGCTACAGGAGGAGGTATGCTCCCCTCGCTCCGCCTGAGGACTGGCCACGCCCTCTTTCGCAGACACATCCTGAATACAGAAAAcaagaaaagaaagagaggatTCTTACAAGATGTCAGTGTGGAGCTGGTAACCATGGCTACTAACACCagccttcttccctccctccttaccTGGGCCTGCTCCCCTTGTGTCTGTCTGTACTTCATGAAGAAATCAGCCAGCTTGTACACGTCCTCCTCGCTCTCAATCCCCATGGCCTggcagagaagaacagagagcgGAGACAACACTGATACAGCTCCTCTATCACTACTGTCTTGTGTTTATGTGACAGTAAATGTATAGTTACAGGTGACATAACATACATATAGCCGTTACAGTGTAACTCACAGTGAAGATGGAATCCAGCTTCATGAGGGACTGTTCATCCTTCTCCAGTGGAGAGAGGAGCTTCAGGAGTTTACTCTCTATCAGAAAACCctgtggagggagaaggagggaaggagagacagagaaactgtAAAGGCTAAATGTTGAACTAGTTTAGTTAGATAACAcagttcctcttcctctctctatccctctttcatacagacacacaaactgAAAACTCAGCCCGCTCACCGCCTCGTCACACAGCAGCTCCAGGAGCTTCTTGACCGTCTTCACCGACACTGTCCCACTGTGCTCCCCCCCACTCCCTTCCCTCTCCACCTCACTGCTCCCACTCTCCAGCCCTGCTCCTGATTCATACACCTCCACAGCCAACCCAGGGCTCTCTGCCCCAGGCCCAACCCCGGCGTCAGGCCCAACCCCGGCTTCAGGCCCAACCCCGGCCTCCTGGTACTTCCCCTTCCCCAGGCTACATCCAAGCCGGAGCAGCTCGGAGATGGCCTGGTGCGCAGTCTTCTGGGCCTGTCTCTGGGGCTGGAGGGGTCCGCAGCGCTCCATGAAGGCCAGCGGTGGGCGCTGCCAGGCTAGGCCCAGCTGCTGCTCGTGGACCAGCCGGTCCGTGTCCAGGGCCTTCTCCACCAGCGCCTTGACCTCCTCCTCGTTCATCAGCCACACCTCCTCAAACGTCTTGGCATCGATGGCCGCAAAGTGCCTGAATGGAAGAAGGGGAAGAAGTGTAGCATTATTAGGAGGGATGGGTAAAACAAGGCTTTCTGAAGCGACAAAGCAATTAAGAATTGTGTCGAAGTCTCCTCAAGTGCTTGAGACATTGCTCTTGACGTGACATTTGTTGGTCTGCTTGGTGCAGTTATATTGCAGTTTTGACCATCCCTAGGTTATAGCACTAGACAGGGTATGATATGCACTAGATATGAAAATGCAAAGACTGACAAttacattctgtgtgtgtgtgtgtctctctctgtctgtctgtatttgtgtgtgtgtgtgtgtgtatctcaaatcaaattttatttgccacatgcgccgaatacaacaggtgtagacattacagtgaaatgcttacttacagcccttaaccaacaatgtcaaattgaaaaagtgttaagtaaaaaaaatacaagcaaataactaaagagcagcagtaaaataaaataacagtatggaggctatatacaggggggtaccggtgcagagtcaatgtgcaggggcaccggctagtcaaggtaatttaggtaatatgtaggtaattgaggtaatatgtacatgtgggtagatttaaagtgactatgcataaataataaacagagtagcagcagcgtaaaagagggggatggggtggggatgGGGGTAGTCTGGGTagtcatgattagctgttcagaagtcttatggcttgggggtagaagctgttgagaagccttttggacctagacttggcgctccggtaccgcttgccgtgcggtagcagagagaacagtctatgactaggttggctggagtctttgacaattttgagggccttcctctgacaccgcctggtatagaggtcctggatggcaggaagcttggccccagtgatgtactgggccgtacgcactaccctctgtagtgccttgcggtcagaggccgagcagttgccataccaggcggagatgcaaccagtcaggatgctctcgatggtgcagctatataactttttgaggatctgaggacccatgccaaatattttcagtctcctgagggggaataggcctTGTCATGCCCTctacacgactgtcttggtgtgtttggaccatgatagttcgttggtgatgtggacaccaaggaacttaaagctctcaacctgttccactacagccctgtcgatgagaatggggacgtgctcagtcctcttttttttcctgtagtccacaatcatctcctttgtcttgtttcACATTGAGGaaaaggttgttatcctggcaccacacggccaggtctctgacctcctccctataggctgtctcatcgttgtcggtgatcaggcctaccactgttgtgtcgtctgcaaacttaatgatggtgttggagtcatgcctggccatgcagtcatgggtgaacagggagtacaggaggggactgagcacgcacccccgagtggcccccgtgttgaggatcagcatggcagatgtgttgttacctacccttaccacctgtgggcggcccgtcaggaagtccaggatacagttgcagagggaggtgtttagtcccaggatccttagcttagtgatgagatttgagggcactatggtgttgaacgctgagctgtagtcaatgaatagcattctcacgtaggtgttcctcttgtccaggtgggaaagggcagtgtaatataaattgcatcatctgtggatctgttgtcacggtatgcaaattggagtgggtctaggatttctgggataatggtgttgatgtgagccatgaccagcctttcaaagcacttcatggctacagacgtgagtgctacgggtcggtcgtcatttaggcaggttatcttagtgtccttgggcacagggactatggtggtctgcttgaaacatgttggtattacagactcagtcagggacatgttgaaaatgttagtgaagacacttgccagttggttagcacatgctcagagtacatgtcctggtaatccggctggccctgcggccttgtgaatgttgacctgcttaaaagtcttactcacatcggctacggagagcgtaatcacacagtcatccggaacagctggtgctctcatgcatgcttcagtgttgcttgcctcgaagcgagcatagaagtgatttagctcgtctggtaggcttgtgtcactgggcaactcgcggctgtgcatccctttgtagtctgtaatagttttcaagccctgccacatccgacgagcgtcagagccggtgtagtacgtttcaatcttagtcctgtattgactctttgcctgtttgatggtttgtcggagtgcatagcgggatttcttataagcgtccgggttagagtcccgctccttgaaagcggcagctctaccctttagctcagtgcagatgttgcctgtaatccatggcttctggttggggtatgtaagtatggtcactgtggggacgacgtcatcgatgcacttattgatgaagccagtgactgatgtggtgtactcctcaatgctatctgaagaatcccggaacatattccagtctgtgctagcaaaactgttctgtagcttagcatctgcgtcatctgaccacttttttattaaccgagtcactggtgcttcctgttttagtttttgcttataagcaggaatcaggaggatagagttatggtcagatttgccaaatggagggcgagggagagctttgtatgtgtctctgtgtgtggagtaaaggtggtctagtgttttttttcctctggttgcacatttaactccagagtggcgcagtggtctaaggcactgcatcgcagtgctagctgtgccactagagatcctggttcgagtccaggctctgtcgcagccggccgcgactgggagacccatgggcggcgcacaattggtccagcgtcgtccaaggtaggggagggtttggccggcagggatgtgggttcgtttcccacggggggccagtatgaaaaaataaaaattataataaataaaaacacaTGTATGcatttactaactgtaagtcgctctggataagagcgtctgctaaatgactaaaaatgtttttttttaaatgtacatttatcatgctggtagaaatgaggtagaacggatttaagtttccctgcattaaagtccccggccactaggagcgctgcctctggatgagcgttttcctgtttacttatggcgttatacagctcattgagtgcaatcttaatgccagcatcggtttgtggtggtagatagacagctacgaaaaatatagatgaaaactctcttggtaaatagtgtggtctacagcttatcatgagatactctacctcaggcgagcaaaacctcgagacttccttagtattcgattttatgcaccagctgttgtttacaaatatataaACAGACCGCCACccattgtcttaccggagtcagctgttctatcctgccgatgtagcatatatcccatcagctgtatgttgtccatgtcgtcgttcagccacgactcggtgaaacataaaatATTACCGTTTTTTTAATGTCtcattggtaggataaccttaatcttacgtcgtctaatttattttcaaatgattgaacattggttaataggattgatggaagaggcagtttacttgctcgcagtcggatccttacaaggcaccccgacctacgtccacgatatctatgtctctttctcatgcgaatgacggggatttgggccttgttgggtgtctgtaggatatccttcgcgtccgactcgttgaagaaaaaaatcttcgtccaatacgaggtgagtaatcgctgtcctgatatccagaagctcttttggtCATAACaaatggtggcagaaacattatgtacagaataaattacaaataacgcgaaaaaacacacaatagtacaattggttagagggctgtaaaacggcagccatcttctccggcgacACTTTGCAActttgtgtgtatctgtgtgtgtgtatgttattcACCTCATCTTCTTCTGCATGTGTTTGTACTGTTGCATGATGCGTGTGTAGTCGTCAGTGAGGTTCTGGTTCTCCTCCCGAGACTGCTTCTCCTGGTTGGCACACTTGATCTTCAGGTTGTTCACAACATCCTGTAGTCTAGATGATAAAAGTCAGAGTAACTACAGCAGAGctacacatatacagttgaagtcggaagtttacatacaccttagccaaatacatttaaactcagtttttcacaattcctaacatttaatcctagtaaaaattccctgtcttaggtcagttaggatcaccactttatttaaagaatgtgaaatgtcagaataatagtagatagaaggatttatttaagcttttatttctttcatcacattcccagtgggtcagaagtttacatacactcaattagtatttggtagcattgcctttaaattgtttaacttgggtcaaacgtttcgggtagtcttccacaagcttcccacaataagttgggtgaattttggcccattcctcctgatagagctggtgtaacggagtcaggtttgtaggcctccttgattgcacatgctttttcagttctgcccacacattttctataggattgaggtcagggctttgtgatggccactccaataccttgactttgttgtccttaagccatttttccacaactttggaagtatgcttggggtcattgtccatttggaagacccatttgcaaccaagctttaacttcctgactgatgtcttgagatgttgcttcaatatatccacataattttccttcctcatgatgccatctattttgtgaagtgcaccagtccctcctgcagcaaagcacccccacagcatgatgctgccacccccgtgcttcacgtttgggatggtgtttttcagcttgcaagcctttgctccaaacataacgatggtcattatggccaaacagttctatttttgtttcatcagaccagaggacatttctcaaaaaaattatgatttttgtccccatgtgcagttgcaaaccgtagtctggcttttttatgatggttttggagcagtggcttctttcttgctgagcggcctttcaggttatttcaatataggactcgctttactgtggatatagatacttttgtacctgtttcctccagcatcttcacaaggtcctttgctgttgttatggaattgatttgcacttttcgcaccaaagtacaatcatctctaggagacttctccttcctgagcggtatgacggctgcgtggtcccatggtgtttatacttgcgtactattatttgtacagatgaacgtggtaccttcaggcatttggaaattgctctgaaggatgaaccagacttttctgaggtcttggctgatttctttggatttttccgtgatgtcaagcaaagaggcactgagtgtgaaggtaggccttgaaatacatccacaggtacacctcaaattgactcaaatgttgtcaattagcctatcagaagcttctaaagcaatgacatcattttctggaatttcccaagctgtttaaaggcacagtcaacttagtgtatgtaaacttctgacgcactggaattgtgattataagtgaaataatctgtctgtaaacaattgttggaaaaattacttgtgtcatgcacaaagtagatgtcctaaccgacttgccaaaacgatagtttgttaacaagaaatttgtggagtggttgaaaaacgagttttaatgactccgacctaagtgtatgtaaacttccgacttcaactgtatatacacactaccggtcaaaagttttagaacacctactcatcaagggtttttctttatttttactattttctacattgtagaataatagtgaagacatcaaaactataaaataacacatatcgaatcatgtagtaactaaaaaagtgttaaacaaatccaaatatattttatatttcagattcttcaaatagccaccctttgccttgatgacagctttgcacactcttggcattctctcaaccagcttcatgagatagtcacctggaatgcatttcaattaacaggtgtgccttcttaaaagttaatttgtgggaatttctttccttcttaatgcgtttgagccaatcagttgtgttgtgacaaggtaggggggggatacagaagatagccctatttggtaaaagaccaagtacatattatggcaagaacagctcaaataagcaaagagaaacgacagtctatcattactttaagacataaaggtcagtcaatacggaacatttcaagaactttgaaagtttcttcaagtgcagtagcaaaaaccattgagcgctatgatgaaactggctctcacgaggaccgccacaggaatggaagacccagagttacctctgctgcagaggataagttaattagagttaccagcctcagaaattgcagcccaaataaatgcttcacagagttcaagtaacagacacatctcaacatcaactgttcagaggagactgtgttagtaaggccttcatggtcgaattgctgcaaagaaaccactactaaaggacaccaataagaagaagagacttgcttgggccaagaaacacaagcaactgacattagaccagtggaaatgtgtcctttggtctggagtccaaatttgagatttttggttccaaccgccatgtatttgtgagacgcggtgtgggtgaacggatgatctccgcatgtgtatttcccaccgtaaagcatggaggaggaggtgttatggtgtcagggtgctttgctggtgacactgtctgtgatttatttagaattcaaggcacacttaaccagcatggctaccacagcattctgcagcgatacgccatcccatctggtttgggcttagtgggactataatttgtttttcaacaggacaatgacccaacacacctccaggctgtgtaagggctattttaccaagaaggagagtgatggagtgctgcatcagattacctggcctccacaatcccccgaccgcaaccaaattgagatggtttgggatgagtcggaccgcagtgaaggaaaagcagccaacaagtgctcagcatatgtgggaactctttcaagactgttggaaaagcattccaggtgaagctggttgagagaatgccaagagtgtgcacagctgtcatcaaggcaaagggtggctactttgaagaatctcaaatataacatatatatttgtttaacactttttggttactacatgattccatatgtgttatttcatagttttgatgtcttcactattattctacaatgttgaaaatagtaaaaataaagaaagacccttgaatgagtaggtgttctaaaacctttgaccagtagtgtaagtGTTATTTACAAGTTAACCAGTTTCCCCCAAACTACAGCCTTTTTGAACGCACGTCTGTTGTTGACTTTTGTCGACAGGTTTAAAAGATCTAACGGTACTAAAGTAGCAGAGATTTGCGATTCAGCACAACAGAAgcagacagagatggagacagaaCTCAGAAGTTCAGCGCCACATTGTAGGGAACAGCGCCCATCTAAGATGCAGAAAACGTGTCCTTTGTAAATCAGGTGGTATAATGTTGCTATAGTGATagtgttatacagtgcattcggaaagtattcagaccccttcactttttccacattttgttatgttatagccttattctaaaatagattaaataaaaacaattcctcatcaatctacacacaataccccataatgacaatgcgaaaacacatttttcgaaatgtttgcaaataaataaaacacagaaataccagaccctttgctatgagactcgaaattgagctcaggtgcatcctgtttccattgatcatccttaaggtGTTTcggatctcccgagtggcgcagtggtctaaggcactgcatcgcagtgctagctgtgccactagagatcctggttcgtatccaggctctgtcgtagccggccgcgaccgggatgaaaggacgagctggATCTGTGTGTTTTAGGAGGgtcgctgtggtgaacctctccttcagcctcttgaaggcagcgtcagcctcagggttcaaGGCCAGCTTCTGATGCTCACCCTTAAGGaaagaggtgagcggggcggctatggagctgaaggacctgatgaaacgctggtagaaatttgcgaagcccaggaagctctgtaggctcttgatggtggtggggactggccatcaccagcgaggtgacgtgtagcggagaaggcagtggcacggtgggcaacccccattcaaaGACCAACTCCCTATCGAttaggttccccgctgatccagaATATATCATTGCCATGGAAAGTgaaggaagaaccattcaccGTTAAGGGacctaaaaacaatggtttggtgacaggtgatgacggaacactcacggagcggcgacgggagtcataccgcctagatagggagccgccaggagatctgtggtcagtggtggtgtagggggtgctgcccacctccatgggtgaggactctgAGGCAGGGCGAGCGTCGAGGGGTGAGTGTCgaggctctgggtggtgttgggAACGCCATCGGTCTCTCAACATATCGTCAAGACGAatggacgtggcgatgagggtaACAAGGTCCATCTcatcgtcccgacatgcgagttccatcgtgatgtcctcccgtaagcctctcctgaaggccgtgcgcagagcacgctcattccaccCGGAAGACAACgtcaccgtgcgaaagctcagggcGTGCTCGAACGCGGcctcctctccctgttgtagccggaggagacgctcacccccgtcctttccctccgtgggatgatcgaacaccgccctgaaccgagcgaggaaggtggagtagggaagcgccgcggcctcacctccttcccagactgccgtggcccaatccagcgcctttcccttcagtagcgaaatcaccagtgctatcctggcttggtccgatGGAGATGGCCCACGCTGATGCGCCAGatacagtgaaacctgtagcaggaagcctctacatttcgtcgttttcccgtcatagcgctccggcagCGCAAGGGGTCCCTCAGACGTTGGTGATAGCACGGGAGGAGGTAGACTGGGTGCattcgccgctccctgaggtggaactggagcgatggtcagtttatCCAGCGTTTgtagcacttcctgcatggcggcatTCAGCTAGGCAATCTGCTGCTGGTactgggaaactccaggaggattacctgctgcatccatcttcttgataggtgtgtgattctgtgacacgtactgaggatacgaagaggcaggacgcagatgcaggaatcaacagtgtaaaggtttacttaacactgagcaagagaacaacaaagcgcgagtacacgacatgacactaacaatcacacacaacacaacactgaacagtccagggctatataggggtggtgatgagatgatgagttgcaggtgcgctggaggtgattagggtgcgttgggtttccattccggtgttgccgaggtggtgcgctcagaccggtggctcagtagaccggtgaatcagagtgccggagggacgcaacgggaggagatgtgacacttatgtaaatgtgatatttccttttttttaaatttaaaaaaaaatctaaaacacctgtttttgctttgtcattatggggtattgtgtgtagattgatgagggggaaaaaaggctgtaacgtaacaaaatgtggaaaaggtgaagggctctgaatactttccgaatgcattgtagaTGTAGCTACCTGGTGATCTTTCTCTTCTGCTGGGACTTGGTGATGGTGTTCTCTTCGTCTCTCTTCTTTAGCACCTGGAAGTTGTACTCCAGCTTCTCCTGGTTCAGCTGGTACGTAGCCTTCATCTGCTGCAGCTGCTGCTCCAgaatctacccacacacacacacaccacagctcaTTTGAAAACAGTCCCTAACACACCTGCAAACTTTTGCCACTTTTTCTGTCTACCTGAACATCTGTGTCCAGTTTGATCTTGATCATATTGTACTCCTCGGCATCCTCTGTCCTCAGCTGCTGCAGCAACACTTCATACTCCTCCACCCTCTTCATCCTCTGCATCACGTTctccagctagagagagagagggagaaaggaggaaggaggggatAGAGTAttgagatagatggagagagacacaaacaGCTCAAGTTCATTTtcagtgagagaagagagaaagaaaggtatACCGTCTGTAGAGATGTCTGTTTATTAGAATCCTATTTACCTCTTTGTCTCGGCGCTCCTTCATGTGCTGTTCCCATTTTGTCCTGTTCCCCGTTAGCAGGATCTTCCGCTCATGCTCAAAGGACTTCTGCACAAAACAGGAACAGGTCAACAACCATCAACAA contains:
- the drc1 gene encoding dynein regulatory complex protein 1, whose protein sequence is MCRSEVISLRKKMSQAGNLREDTEEAGPSVDSENPEERIAARRLRIAARNEAKKRQELGDNSHEKKEIKEETRKSQHQVEQSEKRMIKLQSDGTELVTNIQVAADSRESQRRAELEEAHRHRVEKLENEAKSSLEKFEEITRKWTVAKMKEIPQDLRDSLNSQQQLCALLIEDKNKLIHELQQEIKLSDDRYVKDLKKQAEDVDLMIERMEDQVKFLMGSYRDELDQIEKSFEHERKILLTGNRTKWEQHMKERRDKELENVMQRMKRVEEYEVLLQQLRTEDAEEYNMIKIKLDTDVQILEQQLQQMKATYQLNQEKLEYNFQVLKKRDEENTITKSQQKRKITRLQDVVNNLKIKCANQEKQSREENQNLTDDYTRIMQQYKHMQKKMRHFAAIDAKTFEEVWLMNEEEVKALVEKALDTDRLVHEQQLGLAWQRPPLAFMERCGPLQPQRQAQKTAHQAISELLRLGCSLGKGKYQEAGVGPEAGVGPDAGVGPGAESPGLAVEVYESGAGLESGSSEVEREGSGGEHSGTVSVKTVKKLLELLCDEAGFLIESKLLKLLSPLEKDEQSLMKLDSIFTAMGIESEEDVYKLADFFMKYRQTQGEQAQDVSAKEGVASPQAERGEHTSSCSPTSDLIHPNDVLVALRAYTAHHCRPREVAAPHQPSMLGLGGRDDSEDAAYWEAMADVIPEAKLKIWGALETALDKYHIVLTERSQFITDTQSLKQQNTELRMLLHQYVNSRVNAELEIPPTLVMQLAPE